The following are from one region of the Vanessa cardui chromosome 3, ilVanCard2.1, whole genome shotgun sequence genome:
- the LOC124543616 gene encoding uncharacterized protein LOC124543616 — MLLQQASSSPGPSGTASPKLAPNSRPNPSPNFSARLTGSPSLSDGASSSNSPKLGTNSPKLGASPKYGSPRMGGSPRFEGRGALEDEVALERLQTELKDGWTVHTGRDGRLYYCNHITRTASWLPPVESWPVKDGDSPQDEDLPYGWEQALDSRGKSYYINHVNKTTTYVAPEGISCESPPAPRDVVLERDPELGFGFVAGSEKPVLVRFVTDNSPSVGKLEPGDQILGVNGEDVSTAAREHVISAVRACAERVTLRVCQPARSGNLARRSAFLSAAKRARLRARPPRVRFADSVQLNGAPMYPPSAFSLGDLCLPPMANVLKVFLENGQTKSFKYDTTTTVADVVTSLKDKLCITAEEHFSLVVEHVKSLRRNKLTLLDPKESLARIAARPGSHKMRCLFRVVFMPASAGELAQRDLAALDYLYLQCCNDVAQDRFAPELQPDVALRLAALHIHQHALAHNLAPAKLTVKAVEREFGLERFVPSSLLESMKRKELRRLVAHFLKLNAQMTGSQRHLTQLQAKLHYLDIVAGLPSYGAKCFSSSRPERVLLVSPRFGLSQIVGRNNSVPQALASLAEVERVRVRGADVCVFLQRERVLALLMDERDAAEMPLVVAGYYRLATGRELEIELDREPITEDIAPPYLSQHNVVPAKWSYLYYDDPLLITKKHFAIFSMPPPYHSTPDQSKASLDTNMNTSIANRNHSNSSSPVVGYGQKQNVLSQDYHFDKCKKNEEFRLFDPNDACYLDDGMGFDLQSVLSMELLENASNPRIVEAKNEEVLRRVAEMQKLVENSEQYLTENCDVYNDIGYNGILRDELVGKETCVDNLESDTESINSRMSAADDAPGILKHSDSLLLLTETINQGLNGLSVAETEKEYSGNDLTNRQSQGLSAILNNCGLTDALLALNNDVAYSESDNDSSYTPTNSPIRKHQNKTTNKAVRTSFGLHSPDATLDTKDSNLKEYLKQLREKSNREENAAEFPFFYQESIVDNDPELIDLTLIPPPQTPDELDCATQVPQILPVVPPSFADDKDTEQDDIQKSSDLEEFIANVTIQPPTVKVTPAIELTPEEIMSYIIPPPPGSNSSTLDRDQASYVNETALSETKNDNNVDDVKPANGDVTRGALSVSEIRSMFTAKGLSDARNSLLLKDKTKPSTKSDSPKNKRKSISNEKQANGNAHVIEYPTVERKGMFSCCSKDKNKSDDSNDETEKIEGHIQNSDSMPDVCEIRPPPRRKSNEIKKPPERPPKTPPTPAPRPRSNSFTCVNNELSSVEITNNHFSTLNNRKLNYKVVCEINEGTHHPPQLPPRPETKILTPPPPILLPPKKPPLPPVPSIEVLRMKNSQKLSPVRATERLASIGSPHFQRNLNTYRNLENESRLTDDETPSTRSSLNYNSMTLQNRHVRSNSETKNTILKNKEMSTALSLCSPQMNRRFSNRPDLLNGAPVHDQRMFSPPLSERKAIRRDSASPTGKVQNHVRFKEDVVDDIPTPPSPPTVKFPEFQAGNNGHVSIENLLCKTEVAVDGLLQRLHQVAQKCSHQHAHGGGEDIDEVKFQRARSELTSCAVSLVGASRGLVGALGAARAAHVALADCLAPLRRLADLAQALGRHTSAPLQTRNLVLRVHDVTAAFKDLAGAEMAQIIHEHNAKLNQNQGQDSSSTLEGQLALRAECLANVLATLLRSLRVFSP, encoded by the exons CCATATCACGAGAACAGCTAGCTGGCTGCCACCGGTTGAGAGCTGGCCGGTGAAAGATGGTGACAGCCCACAAGACGAAGACCTACCATACGGTTGGGAACAGGCGCTGGATAGCCGGGGAAAGAGTTATTATATCAA TCATGTCAACAAGACGACGACGTACGTGGCGCCGGAGGGCATTTCGTGCGAGTCGCCCCCCGCCCCGCGCGACGTGGTGCTCGAGAGGGATCCTGAGCTGGGCTTTGGATTCGTGGCTGGCTCGGAGAAACCTGTGCTTGTGCGCTTTGTCACCGATAACTCGCCAAGTGTTGGAAAG cTTGAACCTGGAGACCAGATACTGGGCGTCAATGGCGAAGACGTCAGTACAGCTGCCCGGGAGCACGTGATATCCGCAGTCCGAGCATGCGCAGAGCGCGTCACGTTGCGAGTGTGTCAGCCGGCCAGGAGCGGTAATTTGGCGAGAAGATCGGCATTTTTGTCGGCTGCGAAACGAGCGAGATTAAGAGCTAGACCTCCACGGGTCAGATTTGCTGATTCAGTTCAGCTAAACGGGGCTCCTATGTATCCT CCGTCTGCATTTTCACTCGGCGACCTCTGCCTACCACCGATGGCGAATGTCCTGAAAGTGTTTCTCGAGAACGGTCAAACGAAGTCCTTCAAATACGACACGACGACCACCGTGGCGGATGTGGTCACCAGCCTGAAGGACAAGCTCTGCATAACCGCTGAAGAACATTTTAGTTTAGTAGTTGAACACGTCAAGAGTTTAAGGAGGAATAAGTTGACGTTACTGGATCCTAAGGAGTCTCTAGCAAGG ATCGCGGCGCGGCCGGGCTCGCACAAGATGCGCTGCCTGTTCCGCGTGGTGTTCATGCCGGCGTCGGCGGGCGAGCTGGCGCAGCGCGACCTGGCGGCGCTGGACTACCTGTACCTGCAGTGCTGCAACGACGTGGCGCAGGACCGCTTCGCGCCGGAGCTGCAGCCCGACGTGGCGCTGCGCCTCGCCGCGCTGCACATCCACCAGCACGCGCTGGCGCACAACCTGGCGCCCGCCAAGCTCACCGTCAAGGCCGTCGA GAGAGAGTTCGGCCTGGAAAGGTTTGTGCCGAGTAGTCTACTGGAGAGCATGAAGCGTAAGGAGCTGCGGCGTTTGGTCGCTCACTTCCTGAAACTGAATGCGCAGATGACCGGCAGCCAGCGACATCTCACACAGTTGCAA GCAAAGCTCCACTACCTGGATATCGTGGCTGGTCTGCCAAGCTACGGCGCCAAGTGCTTCAGCAGCAGCCGCCCCGAACGGGTGCTGCTGGTATCCCCTCGCTTCGGGCTCAGCCAAATAGTCGGCAGAAATAATTCAGTG CCGCAGGCGCTGGCGTCGCTGGCGGAAGTGgagcgcgtgcgcgtgcgcggcgCCGACGTGTGCGTGTTCCTGCAGCGCGAGCGCGTACTGGCGCTGCTTATGGACGAGCGCGACGCCGCCGAGATGCCGCTCGTCGTCGCGGG ATACTATCGTCTCGCGACCGGACGGGAGTTGGAAATCGAATTAGATCGAGAACCGATCACTGAAGATATTG cgCCGCCATATTTATCACAGCACAACGTTGTGCCGGCGAAATGGAGCTACTTGTACTACGACGATCCGTTGTTGATCACGAAAAAGCACTTCGCGATATTCAGCATGCCGCCGCCGTACCACTCCACGCCGGACCAGTCCAAGGCCAGCCTAGACACGAACATGAACACTAGCATAGCGAACAGGAATCACAGTAACAGCTCCAGTCCCGTGGTCGGCTATGGTCAGAAGCAAAACGTCCTCAGTCAGGATTATCACTTCGATAAGTGCAAGAAGAACGAGGAGTTTAGACTATTCGATCCCAATGACGCTTGCTATCTAGACGACGGTATGGGCTTTGATCTACAAAGCGTATTATCTATGGAACTTCTAGAAAACGCAAGCAACCCTCGTATAGTCGAGGCTAAGAACGAGGAAGTACTACGTAGAGTGGCAGAGATGCAGAAATTAGTGGAGAACTCTGAACAGTATTTGACtgaaaattgtgatgtttacaATGATATTGGTTATAATGGTATACTAAGGGATGAACTAGTTGGTAAAGAAACGTGCGTAGATAATTTAGAAAGTGATACTGAGTCTATTAATAGTAGAATGTCAGCAGCAGATGACGCTCCGGGTATATTGAAACATAGCGATTCGTTGCTGCTCCTAACCGAAACAATCAATCAAGGTCTGAATGGGTTATCTGTGGCTGAAACCGAGAAAGAGTACAGCGGTAACGATTTGACGAATCGCCAATCTCAGGGCCTCAGTGCGATCCTTAATAACTGCGGTCTCACTGACGCCTTACTAGCTCTGAATAACGATGTTGCATATTCCGAAAGCGATAATGATTCCTCATACACTCCAACAAATAGTCCTATACggaaacatcaaaataaaactacCAATAAGGCAGTTCGAACTAGCTTTGGACTGCACAGTCCTGATGCTACTCTAGATACTAAGGATTCAAACCTGAAAGAATATTTGAAACAGTTAAGAGAAAAGAGTAATAGGGAAGAAAATGCGGCTGAGTTCCCATTCTTCTATCAGGAAAGTATTGTCGACAACGACCCAGAGCTTATAGATTTAACATTGATACCCCCACCACAGACACCAGACGAATTAGACTGTGCTACGCAAGTGCCTCAAATTTTACCTGTTGTACCACCATCTTTTGCTGACGACAAAGACACAGAACAGGATGATATACAAAAGAGTAGTGACCTGGAAGAGTTCATTGCAAACGTTACCATCCAACCGCCGACTGTCAAAGTAACACCGGCAATTGAACTGACGCCTGAAGAGATCATGTCGTATATTATTCCACCCCCACCGGGATCCAACTCTTCAACTTTAGATAGAGATCAAGCTAGCTATGTTAACGAAACTGCGTTAAGTGAAACGAAAAACGATAACAACGTTGATGATGTGAAGCCTGCCAACGGTGACGTCACTCGAGGAGCTCTCAGTGTTAGTGAAATCAGAAGCATGTTCACGGCAAAGGGACTCAGCGACGCCAGAAATAGTTTActattaaaagataaaacaaaGCCTTCGACTAAGTCTGATTCGCCTAAAAACAAGAGGAAAAGCATATCAAACGAAAAACAAGCAAACGGAAACGCACACGTTATAGAATACCCGACCGTCGAGAGGAAAGGTATGTTCTCCTGTTGtagtaaagataaaaataaaagcgaCGACAGCAATGATGAAACCGAAAAAATCGAAGGTCACATACAGAATTCCGATTCTATGCCCGACGTCTGCGAGATCCGACCCCCTCCCAGGCGGAAaagtaacgaaataaaaaaaccaCCCGAACGTCCACCCAAAACGCCCCCCACTCCGGCCCCTCGACCTAGATCGAATTCATTCACATGCGTCAATAACGAGTTGAGTTCTGTCGAAATCACAAACAATCACTTTAGCACGTTGAATAATAGGAAATTAAATTACAAGGTCGTGTGTGAAATAAATGAGGGAACTCATCACCCTCCCCAGCTACCACCGAGACCGGAAACTAAGATTCTGACGCCCCCCCCACCTATACTTCTACCGCCCAAGAAGCCTCCACTGCCTCCGGTCCCGAGTATCGAAGTCTTACGCATGAAAAATTCGCAGAAACTGTCGCCAGTGCGCGCCACCGAGCGGCTCGCTAGTATCGGCTCCCCACACTTCCAAAGAAACCTCAACACGTATCGGAACCTCGAAAATGAAAGCAGACTGACGGACGACGAAACGCCAAGCACGCGGTCGTCACTGAATTACAACTCCATGACGCTGCAGAATCGCCACGTGCGCTCCAACTCCGAAACGAAAAATACGATTTTAAAGAATAAGGAGATGTCCACGGCCTTGTCGCTGTGCTCCCCCCAGATGAACAGGCGCTTCAGCAACCGACCGGATTTGTTGAACGGGGCTCCGGTCCACGATCAAAGAATGTTCAGCCCTCCCCTGTCCGAGAGGAAGGCTATCAGGAGGGACAGTGCGAGTCCGACCGGCAAGGTCCAAAACCACGTTCGATTCAAGGAGGACGTCGTCGATGACATTCCCACTCCGCCCTCACCGCCCACGGTGAAGTTTCCGGAGTTCCAGGCCGGCAACAACGGACACGTGTCGATAGAGAACCTGCTGTGCAAGACGGAGGTCGCCGTCGACGGGTTACTGCAGAGGCTGCATCAGGTGGCCCAGAAGTGCTCGCATCAGCACGCGCACGGCGGCGGAGAGGACATCGACGAAGTCAAGTTCCAG CGCGCACGCAGCGAGCTGACGTCGTGCGCGGTGTCGCTGGTGGGCGCGTCGCGCGGGCTGGTGGGCGCGCTTGgagccgcgcgcgccgcgcacgTCGCGCTCGCCGACTGCCTCGCGCCTCTCCGCCGCCTCGCCGACCTCGCACAG GCTCTCGGGAGACACACATCAGCACCTCTCCAAACCAGGAACCTGGTTCTACGAGTCCACGACGTCACAGCCGCATTTAAGGACTTAGCGGGCGCCGAAATGGCCCAAATCATCCACGAACACAACGCAAAACTCAATCAGAATCAGGGACAAGATTCTAGTTCCACCCTGGAAGGTCAACTAGCCCTAAGAGCTGAATGCCTTGCGAATGTACTTGCTACCCTGCTTAGGAGTCTTAGAGTATTCTCTCCTTAA